The proteins below come from a single Necator americanus strain Aroian chromosome V, whole genome shotgun sequence genomic window:
- a CDS encoding hypothetical protein (NECATOR_CHRV.G17811.T2), whose protein sequence is MAAHNIAIDIEATERLDQHDYDLEMGSSRATLIQNFEEESRPSLSASIQKSLRPTLRKTRYYLSVLTAPFRFILAKFKLLFVIACYSVFGAWLFMTLEVPTDLAAKEEAYHARLIARDVMILNLRAIHQNNKEDREERWKDAILSFENDLGLEEPARDSAWTFWMAFLYAGTIYTTIGYGNIACVTTAGQVATMVYSMIGIPLMLLILNDLGSFLLLWVTRIACNSSDFLLFIGVRIGFIGIEEGSNKRSRYVFMSKKLSRIGIISAASESTIAINDDEEQEAIEEPEPDPPVFSAVFATVAWILLAAAVFCIWEDWTYFTSIYFFFISSSTIGLGDVTPAHPEYMIATFGVVIVGLSLVSVCIDVVREKLELMYMALLKKVLQDYMEAVKNGDPNAAAGMMSGFKGKAKFLLPLISKERGAKVMTRFKQDCTAKGIDPPAVLTHLDPSTGMPAFATASKENFSDYIEQAAERKADEEKKELQRLTQLLEQNMVKSGMDARSTNSLEAQKMLNSTDSYCQTTSVTLDPEMNSCETQTTTVSLLEQETEKISFGIQVISTTLEEETQTNLQTTTDGSAQTITDENTETNNREITAEGKCGLCGVSRLKPIVQSRGVQPEVTSLIMVENSEEEAINDRDISATSADSLNTTNGIGDCVISDIPPDNTTTQDIHLKSELRFMKCTAAQTEQLPASLAPVSTAEVSTQSAEIKTEERRSQTKLSSIDSHEIMSIRELRRRSKRPRETIISPLSLYSVRSSILSTGSEGTSATRADNQQNSPIPRNSSNDATQKSESVTEEVNFTLSLVNRPVDENGDDVRESFDELVEHSEGEDDVFLPDNEIEELEQFLVEESTQTDGSPCNEDKNHQTTPLDVGSSSSVRCQTSPVHLNDAVVWEVEDGECSQTEHWIVKPAASNSEAQTVSNTKNCMVQCDDEENDKNKMATCDPTSFTNVETQTSELVMISAEAQAETVRPAMESGGCQTDTFLPEHTTTYVQCDDMKPECKSCKVQSDVSMFTVTNEERIELEAKHHIRFNIENGTSMEPKKCYSSGTQIDEIEVDSVYVQCTPTVSTSQTQHNSSCLTDEFVQTEMCMKNKKNQVYLAELDAERLSKMMDVGIQTGVLVRVEHLYAPEELETDEQDLFELSPSSLNNLEETGSATTRKRLLKRRASEYSSVSRPRLPPKDHQLPPVQRLHSTFAKIPSKSKNAPAHMSIRVSDLRSRFEQKNANAQPRTRSSSHESDRRSMV, encoded by the exons TCGCTACTACCTCAGCGTCTTGACTGCACCGTTTCGCTTTATCCTTGCAAAGTTTAAGCTACTGTTCGTCATTGCTTGCTACTCGGTGTTCGGTGCATGGCTATTTATGACACTTGAG GTACCCACGGACCTCGcagcaaaagaagaagcatATCATGCTCGTCTTATAGCCAGAGATGTCATGATCCTCAA TTTACGCGCTATTCATCAAAACAATAAAGAAGACAGAGAAGAACGTTGGAAGGATGCTATTCTCTCTTTCGAAAATGATCTTGGATTAGAGGAACCGGCCAGAGATAGCGCATGGACGTTTTGGATGGCATTCCTTTATGCTGGAACCATCTACACAACGATAG GTTACGGTAACATTGCGTGTGTCACTACCGCAGGCCAAGTTGCAACAATGGTATACTCCATGATTGGTATTCCACTAATGCTGCTTATTCTGAATGATCTTGGATCATTCTTGCTTCTTTGGGTAACACGTATCGCATGTAATTCCAGcgattttctcctcttcataG GTGTACGAATAGGTTTTATTGGGATTGAGGAAGGATCGAATAAACGCTCACGATACGTATTCATGAGCAAGAAACTTTCCAGAATCGGAATCATAAGCGCTGCATCCGAATCTACGATTGCAATA AATGATGACGAGGAGCAAGAAGCCATCGAGGAACCAGAACCCGATCCTCCTGTGTTCTCTGCAGTTTTCG CAACGGTTGCGTGGATTTTACTAGCTGCCGCAGTGTTTTGTATTTGGGAGGATTGGACTTACTTTACCAgtatctactttttctttatttcgagCAGCACCATAG GTCTTGGCGACGTGACACCGGCTCATCCTGAATACATGATAGCAACATTCGGAGTGGTGATCGTCGGTCTTTCGTTGGTGTCGGTCTGTATTGATGTCGTACGGGAAAAACTAGAACTCATGTACATGGCATTGTTGAAGAAAGTATTGCAa GACTATATGGAAGCAGTTAAAAACGGAGATCCAAATGCTGCTGCAGGAATGATGAGCGGATTTAAGGGAAAGGCGAAATTTCTTCTCCCTCTAATAAG CAAAGAACGAGGAGCGAAAGTCATGACACGTTTCAAGCAAGATTGCACTGCGAAG GGTATCGATCCACCTGCTGTACTGACACACCTGGATCCCAGTACGGGGATGCCAGCCTTTGCCACTGCAAGCAAAGAGAATTTCAGTGATTACATTGAACAA GCTGCAGAACGAAAAGCAGacgaggaaaagaaggaactgCAGAGACTGACTCAACTTCTTGAACAAAACATG GTTAAGTCAGGTATGGATGCCAGGAGTACGAATTCACTCGAAGCTCAAAAAATGCTGAATTCAACAGATTCATACTGTCAA ACAACATCCGTGACGTTGGATCCCGAGATGAATTCATGTGAGACACAGACCACTACAGTATCATTATTAGAGCAAGAG ACAGAGAAGATCTCATTTGGCATTCAAGTGATTTCAACAACCTTGGAAGAGGAAACACAAACAAACCTTCAAACCACAACAGATGGCAGCGCACAAACTATAACTGATGAAAATACGGAGACAAACAATAGG GAAATCACCGCGGAGGGAAAATGCGGTTTGTGTGGCGTCTCAAGGTTGAAACCAAT AGTTCAATCGAGAGGAGTCCAGCCAGAAGTTACAAGCTTAATTATGGTTGAAAACAGTGAAGAGGAAGCGATCAATGATCGTGATATCTCAGCTACATCTGCAGATTCACTGAATACTACGAATGGAATTGGTGACTGTGTAATTTCTGACATACCACCGGACAATACCACAACGCAGGACATACACTTGAAGAGCGAGCTACGATTTATGAAATGCACTGCTGCGCAA ACTGAGCAGCTCCCCGCCTCCCTTGCTCCAGTCAGCACTGCAGAG GTATCAACACAGTCGGCCGAGATAAAGACGGAAGAGCGAAGGAGTCAAACGAAACTGTCCAG CATAGATTCGCACGAAATAATGTCCATAAGAGAATTACGAAGGCGGTCCAAGCGTCCACGGGAAACTATTATCTCCCCGCTATCACTATATTCTGTGCGCTCTTCTATTCTGTCTACAGGTTCTGAAGGAACGTCAGCCACTCGTGCTG ATAACCAGCAAAATTCCCCGATTCCACGTAATTCCTCTAATGATGCCACACAGAAATCCGAGTCGGTTACTGAAGAA GTGAACTTCACTTTATCGCTCGTAAATAGACCGGTGGATGAGAATGGAGATGACGTGAGAgaatcgttcgacgaacttgTAGAGCACAGTGAAGGAGAGGACGACGTATTCCTCCCTGATAATGAAATAGAAGAGCTAGAACAGTTTTTGGTAGAAGAGAGCACTCAAACCGATGGTTCCCCGTGTAACGAGGACAAGAAT CATCAAACCACGCCGCTGGATGTTGGCTCTTCTAGCAGCGTTCGCTGTCAAACATCTCCAGTGCATCTTAATGATGCAGTTGTTTGGGAAGTAGAGGACGGAGAATGTTCTCAAACAGAACACTGGATTGTGAAGCCTGCAGCATCTAACTCCGAAGCACAGACAGTTTCCAACACG AAGAACTGCATGGTGCAGTGTGATGATgaggaaaatgataaaaacaaGATGGCTACCTGTGATCCAACCTCTTTCACAAACGTCGAAACACAGACCAGCGAGCTGGTTATGATATCTGCAGAGGCTCAG GCCGAAACTGTGCGTCCAGCAATGGAAAGCGGAGGATGTCAGACTGATACGTTCTTACCAGag CACACAACAACGTATGTTCAGTGCGACGATATGAAGCCGGAATGCAAGTCTTGCAAAGTCCAGTCCGATGTCAGCATGTTTACCGTAACAAATGAG GAGCGGATTGAATTAGAGGCCAAACATCACATTCGCTTTAATATTGAGAATGGGACTTCAATGGAACCGAAAAAGTGCTACTCTTCAGGAACTCAG attGATGAAATTGAAGTTGACTCCGTCTATGTGCAGTGTACGCCAACAGTTAGCACTTCACAGACACAACACAATAGCTCTTGCTTGACAGATGAATTTGTCCAAACTGAAATgtgtatgaaaaataaaaagaatcag GTGTACTTAGCAGAATTGGACGCAGAACGATTGTCAAAAATGATGGATGTCGGAATACAAACTGGCGTACTTGTTCGAGTAGAGCACTTGTACGCACCCGAAGAACTGGAAACAGATGAGCAG GATTTATTCGAGCTGTCACCAAGTAGTTTGAacaatttggaagaaactgGAAGTGCTACTACCAGAAAAAG GTTGCTGAAGCGTCGAGCTAGTGAGTACTCAAGCGTGTCAAGACCTAGACTGCCGCCGAAGGATCACCAACTACCTCCAGTACAGAGACTACATAGCACTTTTGCTAA GATTCCTTCGAAATCGAAAAATGCTCCTGCACATATGAGTATTAGG GTCTCTGATCTGCGCAGTCGATTTGAGCAGAAGAATGCGAACGCCCAACCTCGCACTCGATCCTCGTCACATGAAAGCGATAGACGTTCGATGGTTT